In the Lepisosteus oculatus isolate fLepOcu1 chromosome 6, fLepOcu1.hap2, whole genome shotgun sequence genome, one interval contains:
- the cct5 gene encoding T-complex protein 1 subunit epsilon, with protein sequence MSTLGTLAFDEYGRPFIIIKDQDKKSRMSGLDALKSHIMAAKAVANTLKTSLGPNGLDKMMVDKDGEVTVTNDGATILSLMDVDHQIAKLMVELSKSQDDEIGDGTTGVVVLAGALLEQAEQLLDRGIHPIRIADGYDQAARVAIEQLDRIGDSFPVDPSNTEPLVQTAMTTLGSKVINRCHRQMAEIAVNAILTVADMDRKDVDFELIKVEGKVGGKLEDTQLIKGVIVDKEFSHPQMPKVLKDAKIAILTCPFEPPKPKTKHKLDVTSVEDYKALQKYEKEKFEEMIHQVKDNGANLAICQWGFDDEANHLLLQNQLPAIRWVGGPEIELIAIATGGRIVPRFCELTPEKLGSAGIVRELSFGTTKDRMLVIEECKNSRAVTIFIRGGNKMIIEEAKRALHDAVCVIRNLVKDNRIVYGGGASEIACALAVNEAADKCPSLEQYAMRAFADALEVIPMALAENSGLNPIQTMTEVRARQVKENNPALGIDCLNQGTNDMKQQHVIETLIGKKQQISLATQVVKMILKIDDIRSPGESED encoded by the exons ATGTCTACCCTGGGGACCCTCGCCTTCGACGAGTATGGCCGGCCTTTCATCATCATCAAGGACCAGGACAAGAAGTCTCGCATGTCGGGCCTGGACGCGCTGAAG TCGCACATCATGGCCGCCAAGGCCGTGGCCAACACGCTGAAGACGTCCCTGGGGCCCAACG GGCTCGACAAGATGATGGTGGACAAGGATGGCGAGGTGACGGTCACCAACGACGGGGCGACCATCCTGAGCCTGATGGACGTGGACCACCAGATCGCCAAGCTCATGGTCGAGCTGTCCAAGTCCCAGGACGACGAGATCGGCGACGGGACCACGGGGGTAGTGG TGCTGGCCGGCGCCCTGCTGGAACAGGCCGAGCAGCTGCTGGACCGCGGCATCCACCCCATCCGGATAGCGGACGGCTACGACCAGGCGGCCCGCGTCGCCATCGAGCAGCTCGACCGCATCGGCGACAGCTTCCCCGTGGACCCCAGTAACACGGAGCCGCTGGTCCAGACGGCCATGACCACGCTGGGCTCGAAAGT CATCAACCGGTGCCACAGGCAGATGGCGGAGATCGCCGTCAATGCCATCTTGACAGTTGCAGACATGGACAGGAAGGACGTTGACTTTGAGCTCATCAAGGTGGAGGGCAAGGTTGGTGGGAAACTGGAGGACACGCAGCTAATCAAGGGCGTGATTGTGGACAAAGAGTTCAGCCACCCTCAGATGCCCAAG GTtctaaaagatgcaaaaatcgCTATCCTTACCTGTCCCTTTGAGCCACCCAAACCTAAAACTAAGCATAAGCTTGATGTGACCTCTGTTGAAGATTACAAAGCCCTGCAGAAGTATGAAAAAGAGAAGTTTGAAGAAATGATACACCAG GTTAAAGACAATGGAGCTAACCTTGCCATTTGTCAGTGGGGATTCGATGATGAAGCCAATCACCTGCTGCTTCAGAATCAGTTACCTGCTATCCGTTGGGTTGGTGGCCCCGAAATTGAG CTAATCGCTATCGCAACTGGGGGACGCATTGTTCCCAGATTCTGTGAGCTCACGCCGGAGAAGCTTGGCTCAGCGGGAATTGTGAGAGAGCTCTCTTTCGGCACAACGAAAGACAGAATGCTGGTTATAGAGGAGTGCAAGAACTCCAGGGCTGTGACCATCTTCATCCGAGGAGGAAACAAAATG ATTATCGAAGAAGCCAAGCGCGCCCTCCACGATGCTGTGTGTGTGATCCGCAATCTGGTCAAGGACAACCGCATTGTGTACGGCGGCGGGGCTTCCGAGATCGCCTGCGCTTTAGCTGTTAATGAGGCAGCTGACAAG TGTCCCTCTTTAGAGCAGTATGCAATGAGAGCCTTTGCCGATGCCTTAGAAGTCATTCCCATGGCACTGGCAGAGAACAGCGGTCTGAATCCCATCCAGACGATGACCGAGGTTCGAGCCAGACAAGTGAAAGAAAACAACCCTGCCCTTGGAATTGACTGTCTCAACCAGGGCACCAATG ATATGAAGCAGCAGCATGTGATTGAAACTCTCATTGGGAAGAAGCAGCAGATTTCTCTGGCTACCCAGGTGGTGAAGATGATTCTGAAGATTGATGATATTCGAAGCCCAGGGGAGTCGGAAGACTGA
- the cmbl gene encoding carboxymethylenebutenolidase homolog isoform X1, whose product MMANEARPCPCDLGDKLEYGGQGEEVQVEHLRAYVSKPGSSTDKAVIVIQDIYGWQLPNTRYMADMLASSGYIAICPDFFVGKEPWDPSKDWSTFQEWLQDRSATNINREADAVLGFLKERCGARRIAVVGFCWGGIATHHLILHYPELKAGVSVYGIIRDSEDRYSLRSPTLFLFAENDQVIPLDQVSTLEKKLQEHCTVDFKVKVFAGQTHGFVHRKREDINPNDRPFIEEARRDMLNWLNKYI is encoded by the exons ATG ATGGCCAACGAAGCCCGACCCTGCCCCTGTGACCTTGGAGACAAGCTGGAATACGGGGGTCAGGGGGAGGAGGTCCAGGTCGAGCACCTCAGAGCCTACGTCTCCAAGCCCGGCTCCAGCACGGACAAGGCCGTCATCGtcatccaggacatttatgggTGGCAGCTTCCGAACACCAGATACATGGCCGACATGCTTGCCTCTAGTGGATACAT AGCCATCTGCCCAGATTTCTTCGTGGGCAAGGAGCCCTGGGACCCCTCCAAGGACTGGTCAACCTTTCAAGAGTGGCTTCAGGACAGGAGTGCAACCAATATAAATAG GGAGGCCGACGCGGTGCTCGGGTTCCTGAAGGAGCGCTGTGGCGCCCGGAGGATTGCAGTGGTGGGGTTCTGCTGGGGTGGAATTGCCACACACCACCTGATTCTCCACTACCCGGAGCTGAAAGCCGGCGTTTCTGTTTACG GAATAATCCGGGACTCTGAAGACCGATACAGTTTACGCAGCCCCACGCTTTTTCTCTTTGCTGAAAATGACCAGGTTATTCCACTCGACCAG GTGAGCACCCTGGAGAAGAAGCTGCAGGAACACTGCACGGTTGACTTCAAAGTCAAGGTGTTCGCAGGCCAGACCCATGGGTTTGTGCACCGCAAGAGGGAGGACATAAACCCCAACGACAGACCCTTCATAGAAGAGGCCCGCAGGGATATGCTGAATTGGCTCAATAAGTACATCTGA
- the cmbl gene encoding carboxymethylenebutenolidase homolog isoform X2 yields the protein MANEARPCPCDLGDKLEYGGQGEEVQVEHLRAYVSKPGSSTDKAVIVIQDIYGWQLPNTRYMADMLASSGYIAICPDFFVGKEPWDPSKDWSTFQEWLQDRSATNINREADAVLGFLKERCGARRIAVVGFCWGGIATHHLILHYPELKAGVSVYGIIRDSEDRYSLRSPTLFLFAENDQVIPLDQVSTLEKKLQEHCTVDFKVKVFAGQTHGFVHRKREDINPNDRPFIEEARRDMLNWLNKYI from the exons ATGGCCAACGAAGCCCGACCCTGCCCCTGTGACCTTGGAGACAAGCTGGAATACGGGGGTCAGGGGGAGGAGGTCCAGGTCGAGCACCTCAGAGCCTACGTCTCCAAGCCCGGCTCCAGCACGGACAAGGCCGTCATCGtcatccaggacatttatgggTGGCAGCTTCCGAACACCAGATACATGGCCGACATGCTTGCCTCTAGTGGATACAT AGCCATCTGCCCAGATTTCTTCGTGGGCAAGGAGCCCTGGGACCCCTCCAAGGACTGGTCAACCTTTCAAGAGTGGCTTCAGGACAGGAGTGCAACCAATATAAATAG GGAGGCCGACGCGGTGCTCGGGTTCCTGAAGGAGCGCTGTGGCGCCCGGAGGATTGCAGTGGTGGGGTTCTGCTGGGGTGGAATTGCCACACACCACCTGATTCTCCACTACCCGGAGCTGAAAGCCGGCGTTTCTGTTTACG GAATAATCCGGGACTCTGAAGACCGATACAGTTTACGCAGCCCCACGCTTTTTCTCTTTGCTGAAAATGACCAGGTTATTCCACTCGACCAG GTGAGCACCCTGGAGAAGAAGCTGCAGGAACACTGCACGGTTGACTTCAAAGTCAAGGTGTTCGCAGGCCAGACCCATGGGTTTGTGCACCGCAAGAGGGAGGACATAAACCCCAACGACAGACCCTTCATAGAAGAGGCCCGCAGGGATATGCTGAATTGGCTCAATAAGTACATCTGA